A DNA window from Brassica napus cultivar Da-Ae chromosome C1, Da-Ae, whole genome shotgun sequence contains the following coding sequences:
- the LOC106375763 gene encoding separase-like isoform X2, producing MTSSDDVRLLSLIESSHAGDVFASVSDYLRPFTTLQSNSRKEDPALNLRSLGKQFLPFLNKSISILPRRLSSTAANSDEKSRDSARDLFRAYELCLDCLESFSAQLACKPHTVQLQRLRMVCCLDAWGFHESVNTQAFKVLEKLRGSGVKSRLLPEVKDGEAELAMVLVEAVTAIFKAVAMSQQRDDKMYRKVVVLLDEVRAWFRVLDAKAYEKLLRLLVTNLGKCAVSLVREAERFDLDFVRSFCNTTVKEHYDFAVSKDRIFKFAREVLSVLFGVKERRMSVTIDISMSLLRSLSCQLEAGTDEDIVDFVELVSYCAHKFRSAEDMYCVKVSKKLNEMAAIFSEAIPQLTLILRLYSSGLSITVYDSKFGDSKVKDATDDWKIQALLEDETRWHSLVSLLGMVDSYSGNEGNQTDLSLVGGHRNYTKKTNDRCTDINKKAYSVQYVDAMKFLCQPLANLINSVKRKIVLNSEMSYASAHLSTIHDAFLQFCDGCLFLQRCTADKGGREIDNNKALLNVAMAAFIVSLRIQLKLEISVHLLEGVIDSPWIRSQELKYLLASLYNVGVVLYRNKELKKACEALKLCSKASWRCVELDCHMFVNQSSSSENDLSEDAIVDFVGETCKRSAFYLDVLQQCSRCKIRQTIVYILENWLSAEHLIRRLPGPAAVVKQWVKIERECHTNLDAVDSCTTLYSLLSSSKRRSNRAFGKILQQELLAYEMFSLSSNLGQQMRIEIADILLKNVYVTEDMHIERATVLIWKARMARASGTEHLVYCIRFLSEAISILSEVHHGPNKEGAPSSHQLPIAYCLRAFCTHEAEPNSKIVFQDISTSLNLWLGMLSLDDSGDSLPTEDIIPLLYNMIDLMSVKGCTELHHHTYQLIFRLFKQKHVKLETCLAMLWECRRLSHALCPSPISNAFILSLSENCGDKSTCMDFWIDCLKDSKAKLIGFQQNFHELYNDFLRTSVKDKGPFQSDITIDDITDAASELISSASLSGHSSFVAAYLYYDLCERLMSFGKLSEALSYAKEAYRIRTLLFQEKYKYTAEKQLEKHNDAGKISEIRTYSITNFEVYRSLATDFWPCGDFSWDINRCYLSRWNVLQCYLESTLQVGIVNELIGNGLEAESLLSWGKAISCSQSLFPFVVAFSSALGTFYHKRQSLDLAEKELQNVKEILNANKRDFSCGKCKLKLEVTLDKQIGEISRKKLERVSQTDGFLHAEGLLTAALGKICCPAWKSFIRSDGEELDEVKAIDKNGGEAIGYNSGKTKLRINKEPTESKGSRRGRRARSSQTRVSKDHDLISEPTSRLTRSMRQSLKEQCQNRSNVHEVGSRKAGFCDTSDGSGCERVFLDTKNTGHGFCICYKGKCMQCLSEKVTEPGSLNTLVSLKWELCHRRLASSILVDLGKCLADSGRVHLAHEALLHSICVLFKSNRFSHNQPSVSQLLEFIGKEATRDVFAIDRAVILYNLCWLSLRNYHCTESRSICCDLSHVPFTKLVAWLKLAFILSREVPIVFQKVSRLLASLYMLSSSSDEFSFECDGKELSASHWVSYFHQGSLGTHISYQFISNLSRRHKSRCQSDKEGTEATCLSCMVPGALDLPRLAPERTQDLVQFAEEFFNNLPSSTIVCISLLGGAFCQLLQELMRIRSPVCAWVLISRLNLKSQPVATLLPVDSVIGDMSDDSRNLSSTEATQVENLESRWLCPWGSSVVDDVAPVFRSILEESHASSGSLVEDTRVHRHLWWKKRKKLDHHLRKFVRTLEDSWLGPWRCLLLGDLSNFNLPDSVQKKLVKDLKSKCKMEVNEMLLKVILGGGVEDFKGEACVAQLSLRNGCYVGRGGYLYEEDSCKTPTAAPNISESRHGLALQLIHEAATKLEKHDENENREPIILVLDPEVQMLPWENIPILRKQEVYRMPSVGSISAVLKKRFLQGEPARAHAASFPLIDPLDSFYLLNPGGDLSETQGEFESWFRDQNFEGKAGSVPSAEELTEALQNHDLFLYFGHGSGAQYLSSREIEKLDNCSATFLMGCSSGSLWLKGCYIPQGIPLSYLLAGSPAIVANLWDVTDRDIDRFGKALLEAWLRERSDSSSSPSEGGCSQCELLANELAAMNLKGNNTKRTRKPSSRNKAAQSNVDRSGKTECNHKHERKIGSFMAAAREVCTLPYLIGAAPVCYGVPTGITRKKGLEALIPSSSSS from the exons ATGACGTCATCCGATGACGTCCGTCTCCTCTCTCTAATCGAATCCTCCCACGCCGGCGACGTCTTCGCCTCCGTCTCCGATTACCTCCGACCTTTCACCACTCTCCAATCAAATTCCCGCAAGGAAGACCCAGCGCTTAACCTCCGCTCACTCGGCAAGCAGTTCCTCCCTTTCCTCAACAAATCCATCTCGATTCTACCCAGACGCCTCTCCTCCACCGCCGCGAATTCCGACGAGAAATCTCGCGATTCAGCGAGAGATCTCTTCCGAGCGTACGAGCTCTGCTTGGATTGCTTAGAGTCGTTCTCCGCGCAGTTAGCTTGCAAGCCTCACACCGTTCAGCTTCAGCGGCTGAGAATGGTTTGCTGTCTCGATGCTTGGGGGTTTCACGAGAGTGTTAATACTCAAGCGTTTAAGGTTCTGGAGAAGCTGAGGGGATCCGGTGTTAAGTCCCGGTTGTTGCCGGAGGTTAAAGACGGAGAGGCGGAGCTGGCGATGGTTTTGGTAGAGGCTGTAACGGCTATTTTTAAGGCTGTGGCGATGAGTCAGCAAAGGGATGATAAGATGTATAGAAAAGTAGTTGTCTTGCTTGATGAGGTTAGAGCTTGGTTCAG GGTTTTAGATGCGAAGGCGTATGAGAAGTTGCTTAGATTGCTCGTGACGAATTTGGGTAAGTGTGCTGTTTCTCTGGTTAGAGAAGCTGAACGTTTTGATTTGGACTTTGTGCGTTCTTTCTGCAACACGACTGTGAAGGAACATTATGATTTTGCAGTGTCTAAAGATAGAATTTTTAAG TTTGCGCGCGAGGTGCTTTCTGTTCTGTTTGGAGTTAAGGAAAGAAGAATGTCAGTGACCATTGACATTTCAATGTCTTTGCTGCGCAGCTTATCTTGTCAGCTCGAG GCTGGGACTGATGAGGATATTGTGGATTTTGTTGAGCTAGTCTCTTACTGTGCTCACAAGTTTCGATCAGCAGAAGACATGTACTGcgttaaagtttcaaaaaaGTTAAATGAGATGGCAGCTATTTTTTCCGAG GCAATACCACAACTTACTCTGATTCTTAGACTTTATTCGTCCGGGTTGTCCATCACGGTTTACGATTCCAAGTTTGGAGACAGCAAGGTTAAAGATGCAACTGATGATTGGAAGATTCAAGCTTTGCTTGAGGATGAGACTAGATGGCATAGTTTAGTTTCTTTACTTGGTATGGTTGATAGTTACTCAGGGAATGAGGGCAACCAGACTGATCTATCATTGGTTGGTGGACATAGAAACTatacaaagaaaacaaatgatAGATGTACAGACATAAACAAGAAGGCTTATTCGGTACAATATGTAGATGCCATGAAATTCTTGTGCCAACCGCTTGCGAACTTAATAAATTCAGTGAAAAGAAAGATTGTGTTGAACTCGGAGATGTCCTACGCTTCGGCTCATTTGTCTACTATTCATGATGCCTTTCTCCAATTTTGTGATGGGTGTCTCTTCCTTCAGAG ATGCACGGCTGACAAGGGAGGTAGAGAAATTGACAATAATAAAGCTTTGCTAAACGTGGCTATGGCTGCTTTCATTGTCTCATTGAGAATCCAGCTTAAATTGGAG ATCAGTGTCCATCTACTTGAGGGTGTAATTGACAGTCCATGGATCCGATCTCAAGAACTCAAGTATCTATTAGCGTCGCTATACAATGTTGGTGTCGTTTTGTACAGAAATAAGGAGCTAAAAAAG GCATGTGAGGCGCTCAAGCTGTGCTCGAAGGCCTCATGGAGATGTGTTGAACTAGATTGTCATATGTTTGTAAATCAATCTAGTTCATCTGAAAATGACCTGTCAGAAGATGCCATTGTGGATTTTGTGGGCGAAACATGTAAAAGGAGTGCATTCTACCTGGATGTACTCCAGCAATGTAGCAGATGTAAGATTAGACAGACTATCGTATATATTCTAGAAAATTGGCTTTCAGCTGAACATCTGATCAGAAGGCTACCAGGGCCTGCGGCAGTTGTAAAACAGTGGGTTAAG ATAGAACGGGAATGTCACACGAATCTGGATGCGGTTGATTCTTGTACAACTTTGTACTCATTGCTATCATCTTCCAAAAGACGGTCAAATAGGGCTTTTGGAAAAATTCTACAGCAG GAGCTTCTGGCCTATGAAATGTTCTCTTTGAGCTCAAATCTAGGTCAACAAATGCGAATCGAAATAGCAGATATCCTTTTGAAGAATGTTTATGTCACAGAGGATATGcatatagagagagcaacagTCTTAATATGGAAAGCAAGAATGGCAAGGGCATCTGGAACTGAACATCTAGTTTACTGCATTCGTTTTCTATCAGAAGCAATCTCTATATTG AGTGAGGTACATCATGGACCAAACAAAGAGGGTGCTCCATCTTCACACCAGTTACCTATTGCGTATTGCCTGAGAGCTTTTTGTACCCATGAAGCTGAACCAAACTCAAAG ATAGTCTTTCAAGACATTAGCACTTCCCTAAATCTATGGCTGGGGATGCTAAGTCTAGATGATAGTGGGGACAGTCTACCAACAGAAGACATAATTCCGTTACTTTACAATATGATCGATTTGATGTCAGTGAAG GGATGCACGGAGCTCCATCATCATACATACCAGCTGATTTTCCGATTATTTAAACAGAAGCATGTCAAATTGGAGACCTGTCTTGCAATGCTGTGGGAATGTAGAAGGCTAAGTCACGCCTTATGCCCTTCCCCCATAAGTAATGCCTTTATCTTGAGCTTATCAGAGAATTGTGGTGACAAATCCACGTGCATGGATTTCTGGATAGATTGCCTGAAAGATTCAAAAGCAAAGCTAATTGGGTTCCAGCAGAACtttcatgaattatataacgATTTCTTGCGTACCTCCGTTAAGGATAAAGGCCCCTTTCAATCAGACATCACGATAGATGATATTACAGATGCAGCTTCAGAACTTATTTCAAGT GCCTCACTCTCTGGTCATTCATCTTTCGTAGCTGCATATCTCTATTATGATCTCTGTGAAAGGCTCATGTCATTTGGAAAGCTTTCTGAG GCTCTTTCTTATGCAAAAGAAGCCTATAGAATACGAACTCTTTTATTTCAAGAGAAATATAAGTATACAGCTGAGAAGCAGCTGGAAAAACACAATGACGCAGGGAAAATATCAGAGATACGGACTTATAGCATTACAAATTTCGAAGTGTACAGATCGTTAGCAACTGATTTTTGGCCATGCGGAGATTTTTCTTGGGACATCAATCGCTGCTACTTAAGTCGTTGGAATGTACTCCAATGTTATTTGGAAAGCACCCTTCAG GTTGGAATTGTTAATGAGCTGATAGGGAATGGGCTAGAGGCAGAATCCCTTCTATCATGGGGCAAAGCCATTTCATGCTCTCAAAGTCTATTCCCTTTTGTGGTTGCTTTTTCTTCTGCTTTAG GAACTTTTTACCACAAAAGGCAGAGTTTGGATCTGGCAGAAAAGGAACTCCAAAATGTAAAAGAGATATTGAATGCCAATAAGCGAGATTTTTCGTGCGGAAAGTGCAAACTGAAGTTAGAAGTTACATTGGATAAGCAAATTGGAGAGATATCTCGAAAAAAACTTGAAAGAGTTTCCCAGACAGATGGATTCTTGCATGCTGAAGGCTTGCTTACTGCTGCCCTCGGGAAAATCTGTTGTCCAGCATGGAAAAGCTTCATTAGATCTGATGGAGAAGAACTTGATGAGGTTAAAGCGATTGATAAAAATGGAGGGGAAGCTATAGGATATAATTCAGGCAAAACAAAACTCCGTATAAATAAGGAGCCAACTGAAAGCAAAGGCTCCAGGAGGGGTCGGAGAGCTAGAAGTTCCCAAACTCGTGTGTCAAAGGATCATGATTTAATATCTGAGCCAACTTCAAGGTTAACTCGCTCAATGCGTCAGTCACTTAAAGAGCAATGCCAAAATCGTTCTAATGTGCATGAAGTTGGTTCAAGGAAGGCTGGCTTCTGTGATACATCTGATGGTTCTGGGTGTGAAAGGGTGTTCTTAGACACAAAAAACACAGGCCATGGCTTTTGCATTTGCTACAAGGGAAAATGTATGCAGTGCCTCTCTGAGAAAGTAACGGAACCAGGGTCTCTCAACACTTTAGTAAGTCTGAAATGGGAACTCTGCCATAGGAGGCTTGCGTCCTCAATACTTGTTGACCTCG GAAAATGTTTGGCGGACTCTGGTAGAGTTCATCTAGCTCATGAAGCATTACTGCATAGTATCtgtgttttatttaaaagtaacCGGTTCAGCCACAACCAACCTTCTGTCAGTCAGTTGCTGGAATTTATTGGGAAAGAAGCTACAAGGGATGTATTTGCCATTGATCGGGCAGTAATACTTTACAACTTGTGCTGGTTGAGTTTGCGGAATTACCATTGCACGGAGAGCAG GTCTATTTGCTGTGATCTGTCTCATGTTCCTTTCACAAAACTGGTGGCATGGTTGAAGTTAGCATTTATACTCAGCAGAGAGGTTCCAATAGTATTTCAGAAG GTTTCAAGATTGCTTGCTTCTTTATACATGCTTTCTTCCTCAAGTGATGAATTCTCATTCGAATGTGATGGGAAGGAGCTGTCTGCAAGTCACTGGGTTTCATATTTCCATCAAGGCTCGCTTGGTACCCATATTAGTTATCAATTCATTTCGAATTTGAGCCGAAGACACAAATCACGGTGCCAATCAGATAAAGAG GGTACAGAAGCTACTTGCTTGAGTTGCATGGTTCCTGGGGCGTTGGACTTACCCAG GCTTGCTCCTGAGCGTACTCAAGATCTTGTACAATTTGCTGAAGAGTTCTTTAACAATCTTCCAAGCTCAACAATCGTCTGCATTAGTTTGCTTGGAGGCGCTTTCTGTCAATTGTTACAGGAGCTAATGCGAATCCGTTCACCTGTTTGTGCCTGGGTGCTCATATCACGCCTCAACTTGAAAAGTCAACCGGTAGCCACTCTCCTGCCTGTAGATTCGGTTATAGGAG ACATGTCCGATGACAGCAGAAATCTTAGTTCTACGGAAGCGACTCAAGTCGAGAATTTGGAGAGTCGCTGGCTTTGTCCATGGGGTTCCTCCGTGGTAGATGATGTAGCTCCAGTATTTAGATCAATATTGGAGGAAAGCCACGCATCTTCTGGATCTCTCGTAGAAGACACGAGAGTGCATAGACATTTGTGGtggaaaaagagaaagaaacttGATCATCATCTCAGGAAGTTCGTAAG GACTCTAGAAGATTCCTGGCTGGGTCCCTGGAGATGTCTGCTTCTTGGAGACTTGTCAAACTTCAACTTGCCTGACTCTGTACAGAAAAAACTGGTAAAAGATCTCAAGTCCAAGTGCAAAATGGAAGTTAATGAGATGCTTTTGAAGGTTATTCTTGGAGGTGGGGTGGAAGACTTTAAAGGAGAAGCATGTGTGGCTCAGCTTTCTTTAAGAAATGGTTGCTATGTAGGTAGAGGGGGCTATCTTTATGAAGAAGATAGCTGCAAAACTCCTACTGCCGCGCCTAATATTTCTGAAAGCAGGCATGGGTTGGCATTACAGCTGATACATGAAGCAGCAACCAAACTAGAGAAACATGACGAAAATGAAAATAGAGAGCCTATCATTTTGGTGTTAGATCCTGAGGTTCAG ATGCTTCCTTGGGAGAATATTCCAATATTAAGGAAACAGGAGGTGTACCGAATGCCTTCTGTTGGTAGCATATCTGCTGTGCTAAAGAAGCGCTTTCTCCAAGGAGAGCCAGCAAGAGCTCATGCTGCTTCCTTCCCTCTTATAGATCCGCTAGATTCATTTTACTTGTTGAATCCTGGTGGTGATCTCAGCGAGACACAAGGAGAATTTGAGAGTTGGTTCAGAGATCAAAACTTTGAG GGGAAAGCTGGATCAGTACCAAGTGCTGAAGAGTTGACAGAAGCATTACAAAATCATGATCTATTTCTATATTTCGGTCATGGAAGTG GAGCACAGTATCTGTCTAGTCGCGAAATAGAGAAGCTAGATAACTGTTCTGCAACTTTTCTTATGGGATGCAGTAGTGGTTCACTATGGCTAAAAGGCTGCTACATCCCACAAGGCATACCACTCTCATATCTCTTAGCTGGATCTCCAGCCATTGTGGCGAACCTGTGGGACGTAACAGACCGAGACATTGATCGGTTTGGGAAAGCGTTGTTGGAAGCTTGGTTGAGAGAGAGatcagattcttcttcttctccttcagaGGGTGGTTGCAGCCAGTGTGAGTTATTAGCTAACGAACTTGCAGCCATGAATCTGAAGGGCAACAACACCAAAAGGACAAGGAAGCCGTCTTCGCGTAACAAGGCAGCTCAATCGAATGTTGATAGGTCAGGGAAGACTGAGTGCAACCACAAGCATGAACGCAAAATAGGTTCGTTCATGGCTGCGGCTAGAGAAGTGTGTACGTTGCCATACTTGATTGGGGCTGCGCCGGTCTGTTATGGTGTACCAACTGGTATCACAAGGAAAAAAGGACTCGAAGCTCTTAttccttcatcttcatcttcttag